In Desulfomonile tiedjei DSM 6799, a genomic segment contains:
- a CDS encoding ketopantoate reductase family protein, which produces MEHSQPKITVVGAGAIGGVTAAFLSRAGWNVEIICKRQEIAKQCSDPGLLITGLRGESRTPLHAVASIKELSGPLQVVLLATKATDCVSAARELLPMLSDDGFVVSLQNGICEEALAEVLGRERLIGCVVAWGATMLGPGRLEVTSPGEFVIGNLDGKVDPRLDLLKEALSSVAPTRISENIMGELYSKLIVNSCINTLGALTGMTLGKLLASAQVRNIFMGLMTEAVAVANAMNIRIEPGGGGKLDYYKFLSGDGFWSRLRKHATVRVIGFKYRRIKSSSLQSLERGRPTEIDYLNGYICNKGREFSVPTPLNDAVTGMVKEIESGQRMISPENVTDPRLRL; this is translated from the coding sequence ATGGAACACAGCCAACCCAAGATCACTGTCGTAGGCGCAGGAGCCATAGGTGGCGTTACCGCGGCCTTCTTGAGCCGAGCCGGGTGGAACGTGGAAATTATCTGCAAACGCCAGGAAATAGCGAAACAATGCTCAGATCCCGGGCTTCTCATAACGGGTCTTCGAGGAGAAAGCCGTACGCCGCTGCATGCGGTTGCGTCGATTAAAGAGCTTTCAGGGCCGCTTCAAGTGGTGTTACTTGCTACCAAAGCAACCGATTGTGTGTCAGCCGCGCGAGAGCTGTTGCCCATGCTCTCCGATGACGGCTTTGTGGTGTCGCTCCAGAACGGTATCTGCGAAGAAGCGCTCGCGGAAGTGCTGGGACGAGAGCGTCTCATAGGCTGCGTAGTTGCCTGGGGTGCCACAATGCTGGGGCCGGGCCGGCTGGAGGTTACTTCTCCCGGGGAGTTCGTTATCGGAAATCTCGACGGCAAAGTGGACCCTCGCCTCGATTTGCTGAAAGAGGCTCTCTCAAGCGTGGCTCCCACGAGAATATCCGAGAATATTATGGGGGAATTGTATTCCAAGCTGATTGTCAACTCGTGTATCAATACACTGGGCGCTTTGACCGGCATGACTCTGGGGAAGCTCCTGGCAAGTGCACAGGTAAGGAACATTTTCATGGGCCTTATGACGGAAGCAGTTGCCGTAGCGAATGCGATGAACATCAGAATTGAGCCTGGAGGCGGCGGAAAACTGGACTACTACAAATTTCTTTCAGGCGATGGATTTTGGTCCAGGCTGAGAAAGCATGCAACAGTTCGAGTGATCGGATTCAAATATCGGAGGATAAAATCTTCCAGCCTGCAATCGCTGGAACGGGGAAGACCGACGGAAATAGATTACCTGAACGGGTACATCTGCAACAAAGGGAGAGAATTCAGCGTCCCCACTCCTTTGAACGATGCGGTAACCGGAATGGTAAAGGAGATTGAATCGGGACAAAGAATGATATCCCCGG